One bacterium genomic window, GCCGCCCGCTGTGCAGGGACTCCACGAAGTCCTCGAAAGGATCGTTGGTGGGGGGCTGGTTGCACGGCGTGATCTCCTGGACGCCCTCGCCGGCGCGGGTCCAGATGAACTGGTGCCCGTCGTGGGCGATGCTGCCCTCCGTGCCCCACAGGAAGAACCGCCAGTGCTCCGGCCCGCCCTCGGCCGCCATGTACGAGCAGTCGCCCAAGTACTTGGCGTTGTTGCTGAATTCCAGGGCCATCTGCGCCGCGTCCTGCATGTTGTTCGGGGCCCGGCGGTTCCAGGCGTCGGCGAAGATGACCTTGGTGAATTCCAGCCCGGTCGCCCAGCGCACCAGGTCAAAGCCGTGGATCATCAGGTCGTTGATGGTGCCGCCATGCTTGCCCGGCTCGAAGTACCACATCGGCCGGCTGCCGTAGGCCAGCCCGTGCAGGCCCGTGACCATGCACGAGGACAGCTCGCCGATTCCGCCCTGCTGCACGATCCCGGCCAGCGTGGCGTACTCACCGCCGTAGCGCATGGTCAGGTCAATGCCGACCTGCAGGTGCTTCTCCCGCGCCAGCTTCGCGATCGTCTTCAGCTCCTCCAGCTTCGTGCACAGCGGCTTGTCGGTCACGACATGCTTGCCGGCTTCGAGGGCCTTGATGACATGCCCGCCGCGGTTGGCGTAGTAGTCGGCGCAGGCCAGGACATCGAAGTCCACATCGGCGATGACCTGGTCGAGGCTCTCATGGGTGAGTGTGACCCCGAGTGCGGGAATGCTGCTGCCATGCGCCTCCGGCCCGCCCTCATCCACGCAGGCGACAATGTCCACA contains:
- a CDS encoding Gfo/Idh/MocA family oxidoreductase, with product MSIKVAFVGFRHGHVQAMYKAAERLDYVDIVACVDEGGPEAHGSSIPALGVTLTHESLDQVIADVDFDVLACADYYANRGGHVIKALEAGKHVVTDKPLCTKLEELKTIAKLAREKHLQVGIDLTMRYGGEYATLAGIVQQGGIGELSSCMVTGLHGLAYGSRPMWYFEPGKHGGTINDLMIHGFDLVRWATGLEFTKVIFADAWNRRAPNNMQDAAQMALEFSNNAKYLGDCSYMAAEGGPEHWRFFLWGTEGSIAHDGHQFIWTRAGEGVQEITPCNQPPTNDPFEDFVESLHSGRQRWMSTEECLAAEAVAVQAQLAGDTGQRDMPLETV